A window from Marinobacter salsuginis encodes these proteins:
- a CDS encoding ABC transporter ATP-binding protein has translation MSESPSSDAGSKPVIAVRDLCNQFGDHVVHENLDLDLLRGEILGVVGGSGTGKTVLLRSIVGLNTPTSGHIRVFGEDLIQLSARERSRIEQRFGVLFQGGALFTSLNLQENIAVPLIEHAGLKRPEAEQLARMKLALTGLPPNAALRYPSELSGGMVKRASLARALALDPEILFLDEPTAGLDPIGAAAFDRLIVTLRDALGLTVFLVTHDLDTLYSTCDRVAVLSQRKVLVADTLEAVAATEDDWIQDYFQGPRGRAASYAFRDHSNTRTQEQ, from the coding sequence GGACCTGTGCAACCAGTTTGGCGATCACGTTGTTCACGAGAACCTCGACCTGGACCTGCTTCGGGGCGAGATTCTGGGTGTGGTTGGTGGCTCTGGAACCGGCAAAACCGTGCTTTTGCGCAGCATTGTTGGGCTGAACACGCCCACCTCGGGCCACATACGCGTTTTTGGCGAGGATCTGATCCAGCTTTCGGCCCGTGAGCGCTCCCGGATAGAGCAACGGTTCGGTGTACTGTTCCAGGGGGGCGCCCTGTTCACCTCATTGAACCTGCAGGAAAATATAGCGGTTCCCCTGATTGAACACGCCGGCCTGAAGCGGCCCGAAGCGGAACAGCTGGCCCGCATGAAGCTGGCGCTGACCGGATTACCTCCCAATGCGGCGCTTCGCTACCCGTCCGAACTCTCCGGCGGCATGGTTAAACGCGCGAGCCTGGCACGAGCCCTGGCCCTTGATCCGGAAATCCTGTTTCTGGACGAACCCACCGCCGGCCTGGATCCCATCGGGGCTGCGGCATTCGACCGGCTGATCGTGACGCTTCGGGATGCCCTGGGGCTGACCGTGTTCTTGGTCACCCATGATCTGGACACCCTGTACTCAACCTGTGACCGGGTTGCGGTTCTTTCACAGCGAAAGGTCCTGGTAGCTGATACGCTGGAGGCCGTTGCCGCCACAGAAGACGATTGGATCCAGGATTACTTTCAAGGCCCCCGCGGTCGGGCGGCGAGCTACGCCTTCAGGGACCATTCGAACACACGGACGCAGGAGCAGTAA
- a CDS encoding MlaD family protein has protein sequence MEPRAHHLIIGLFTILAFAAALIFSLWLAKSSADREWGYYEIVFEQAVGGLSEGNPVLYNGVQIGDVVELNLDPNNPAHVRVLVRVDQSIPIRENTKAGMVLANITGSMSVQFSGGSPDQPVLKGDRDNPPVIFAEPSAFNNLLANSEQLLAKADQLLTSATELLSGDNIENASAILRNTREATDALLDRRDQLTALLEQFDAAAIRAEEAAIKVSNVSDNANELLRTDGQRVLESMDRALAVITTTIGRIDELTRDNQGAMDAGLQGMGELAPALRELRATLRSLNQFTHRLEQDPTGTLFGNETMKEMAQ, from the coding sequence ATGGAGCCGAGGGCCCATCACCTGATCATTGGCCTGTTTACCATCCTGGCCTTCGCCGCCGCACTGATCTTTTCGCTGTGGCTTGCGAAATCCTCCGCCGATCGGGAATGGGGCTACTATGAGATCGTGTTCGAGCAGGCAGTTGGCGGCCTGTCCGAGGGTAATCCGGTGCTTTATAACGGCGTGCAGATTGGCGATGTCGTGGAGTTGAACCTTGATCCGAACAATCCCGCTCATGTGCGGGTTCTGGTGCGGGTTGATCAGTCGATTCCCATCCGAGAGAACACCAAGGCCGGCATGGTGCTCGCCAATATTACCGGCAGCATGAGCGTCCAGTTCAGCGGTGGGAGCCCCGACCAGCCCGTGCTAAAGGGCGACAGGGACAACCCGCCGGTCATTTTTGCCGAGCCCTCGGCATTCAACAACCTGCTGGCCAACAGCGAACAACTGCTGGCCAAAGCGGACCAGCTGCTTACCAGCGCCACTGAGTTGCTGTCCGGAGACAATATCGAGAACGCCTCTGCGATTCTGAGGAACACGCGCGAGGCCACGGATGCCCTGCTCGACCGCCGGGATCAGCTGACCGCCCTGCTTGAACAGTTCGACGCGGCCGCCATTCGCGCAGAAGAAGCCGCCATCAAGGTGTCCAATGTATCGGATAATGCCAACGAACTGTTGCGAACCGATGGCCAGCGGGTTCTGGAGTCCATGGACAGAGCCCTCGCGGTAATTACCACGACCATCGGGCGGATTGATGAGCTGACCCGTGACAATCAGGGCGCAATGGATGCTGGCCTTCAGGGCATGGGCGAGTTGGCACCCGCGCTTCGGGAGCTGAGGGCAACCCTGCGCAGCCTGAACCAGTTCACTCACCGGCTGGAACAGGACCCCACGGGCACGCTATTCGGCAATGAAACCATGAAGGAGATGGCACAGTGA
- a CDS encoding ABC-type transport auxiliary lipoprotein family protein — protein MTLRSIKSVALLLGAALASGCTVFPNPEPPRVMDLALVQPIPAVEQAVQASLRVDTPYASEPFNGSLILAKPIPQEFRSYEAIRWRDTAPVVVRDTLVASLRQSGAFTNVITDTNPAPAELTLVTELSAFNSETPDTGPQVVIELHLQMIHNRSRANLCTRTVRIVEPAAGTSVDQIVEAFGTAGSQLAARVVDWATTCDYPPRLRPSRETDQTTQP, from the coding sequence GTGACATTGAGGTCAATCAAAAGCGTTGCGCTTCTCCTGGGCGCTGCCCTTGCCAGTGGCTGCACGGTGTTTCCGAACCCCGAACCACCCAGGGTTATGGACCTGGCGTTGGTACAGCCAATTCCCGCGGTCGAGCAAGCGGTTCAGGCATCCCTTCGCGTGGATACACCCTACGCCTCAGAGCCCTTCAATGGCTCGCTCATTCTGGCAAAGCCCATACCGCAGGAGTTTCGGTCCTACGAGGCCATCCGATGGAGGGATACAGCGCCTGTGGTGGTCCGGGATACCCTGGTTGCCAGCCTTCGCCAGAGTGGCGCCTTCACAAACGTCATCACCGATACCAATCCCGCGCCGGCTGAGCTGACGCTGGTGACCGAACTCTCTGCGTTTAATTCGGAAACCCCGGACACCGGCCCCCAGGTGGTTATCGAGCTACATCTTCAGATGATTCACAATCGTTCGCGGGCCAACCTGTGTACACGTACCGTCCGGATTGTTGAGCCCGCGGCGGGCACATCGGTTGACCAGATTGTTGAGGCGTTCGGAACCGCTGGCAGCCAGTTGGCCGCCAGGGTGGTTGACTGGGCTACGACGTGTGACTATCCGCCTCGGCTGAGGCCTTCTCGGGAAACAGATCAGACCACGCAGCCTTGA
- the pgsA gene encoding CDP-diacylglycerol--glycerol-3-phosphate 3-phosphatidyltransferase, with the protein MNLPNILTLSRIIMIPVFVVIFYLPVGWSYLVSAAIFGLAAATDWLDGYLARKLNQSTPFGAFLDPVADKLMVAVALAVLIEEHSAILLTIPATVIIGREIVISALREWMAEIGSRASVAVSYIGKIKTTAQMAAIVGLLAFPPGVLWANVALALLYIAAILTLWSMGLYLKAAWSDLFPEKASAEADSHTS; encoded by the coding sequence ATGAATCTACCAAACATCCTCACCCTCTCCCGCATCATCATGATTCCGGTGTTTGTGGTGATTTTTTACCTTCCGGTGGGGTGGAGCTACCTCGTGAGCGCGGCCATTTTCGGGCTGGCGGCGGCCACGGACTGGCTGGACGGCTATCTTGCCCGCAAGCTCAACCAGAGCACGCCTTTCGGCGCCTTCCTCGACCCGGTTGCAGACAAGCTCATGGTGGCCGTTGCCCTGGCTGTGCTGATCGAGGAACACTCGGCGATCCTGCTGACCATTCCGGCCACGGTGATTATCGGTCGTGAAATCGTGATTTCCGCCCTGCGGGAGTGGATGGCAGAAATCGGCAGCCGCGCAAGTGTGGCAGTCTCCTACATCGGGAAGATCAAGACCACGGCCCAGATGGCAGCCATCGTGGGTTTGCTGGCCTTCCCCCCTGGCGTGCTCTGGGCCAATGTTGCCCTGGCGCTGCTCTATATCGCCGCGATTCTCACGCTCTGGTCCATGGGTCTCTACCTCAAGGCTGCGTGGTCTGATCTGTTTCCCGAGAAGGCCTCAGCCGAGGCGGATAGTCACACGTCGTAG